Proteins encoded by one window of Simiduia curdlanivorans:
- a CDS encoding TetR/AcrR family transcriptional regulator: protein MTAAQTRTHLLDTALDLIWQSNYNAVGVNEICKKAGVTKGSFYHHFESKAELFCEASDYYWEKMRGDLDGLLSPVHTPLEQLQKWINYLFEKKIGDDPDHMPGCPFFTASQQSGCGETKIMASMQSMMNRADKYNLALINNLRNGGYLEDNLDPEQVSRLLQHYIHGALNHARLIQDLANIRRDLPLGVYRIIGLKAEFWPANTSL, encoded by the coding sequence ATGACAGCCGCACAAACCCGTACCCACCTGCTAGATACCGCCCTCGATTTGATTTGGCAGAGCAATTACAACGCCGTAGGCGTCAATGAAATTTGCAAGAAAGCAGGCGTCACCAAAGGCAGCTTCTATCACCACTTCGAATCTAAAGCCGAGCTTTTTTGTGAAGCGAGCGATTACTACTGGGAGAAAATGCGCGGCGATTTAGATGGCTTGCTGTCGCCAGTACACACACCACTCGAGCAACTACAAAAGTGGATCAATTATTTATTTGAAAAGAAAATTGGCGACGATCCGGACCACATGCCTGGCTGCCCGTTTTTTACTGCCAGCCAACAATCTGGCTGCGGCGAAACAAAAATTATGGCATCCATGCAATCCATGATGAACCGCGCCGATAAATACAACTTAGCGCTGATTAATAATTTAAGAAATGGCGGCTATTTAGAGGACAATCTAGACCCAGAACAGGTTTCCCGGCTGCTACAGCATTACATCCACGGCGCGCTCAATCACGCGCGTTTGATTCAAGACCTGGCCAATATTCGCCGCGACCTGCCCTTAGGCGTGTACCGTATTATTGGTCTCAAAGCTGAGTTTTGGCCAGCCAATACCAGCTTATAA
- a CDS encoding MotA/TolQ/ExbB proton channel family protein codes for MIDQLLQSRLCWVIVLLALVCYYQLWLAFLQRRGTAALSRESDQPSIQTLEHEFSAVLVNALPLLGLLGTIMGLLSCFAGIASDGASSEMVSGGIAEALLTTQLGLVCAVPGWLLLAYVRASYDERRQLAEAL; via the coding sequence ATGATCGATCAACTGCTGCAAAGTCGATTGTGTTGGGTCATCGTTTTATTGGCGTTGGTGTGTTACTACCAATTGTGGTTGGCGTTCTTACAGCGCCGTGGTACTGCCGCGTTATCTCGTGAATCCGATCAGCCGTCGATTCAAACGCTAGAGCACGAGTTTTCTGCGGTCTTGGTTAACGCGCTGCCCTTGCTGGGTTTGCTGGGCACCATTATGGGTTTATTAAGTTGTTTTGCCGGTATTGCCAGCGACGGTGCCAGCAGTGAAATGGTGAGTGGGGGCATTGCCGAGGCGCTACTGACAACCCAGCTGGGTTTAGTCTGCGCTGTGCCCGGTTGGTTGCTGTTAGCCTATGTGCGGGCATCTTACGACGAGCGACGTCAACTAGCCGAGGCCCTATAA
- a CDS encoding MotA/TolQ/ExbB proton channel family protein: MIGLKLGHGPRCLLAIRAGLLAAVFMLAAPSLYAASADIEQVLLKRITEAQKNLTATERRVTQEREQLAKQLFLLEREVLALREKTAVARRLADEKTLSIGQLQQRLDSWQQQRNYQQSLLRRFLQNHGDASANKINADIADQIAAVVASSQHLGQRFSPAWASAQLVLGDGKIVTKSSLAVGPITWYWDESVQRIGLASKAQGASGKLQSDMLLASADSERMASLRSAASGDLVFDPTLNRALVRQQQSESVWQHIGKGGLWAAPILLFGLLALSIALIKVLQLWRLSPVLRFTPGALAGLLAGVVSERSATVAGMQKTLLAIAQQSTSPRQRDDELFMQLQDDKHALERWIGAIAVTAAVSPLLGLLGTVSGMIETFKMMTLFGSGDPEVVSGGIAQALITTELGLIVAIPALVLHALLSRRAKAYYNELESFAILLSKSDEPYVEMIASEPSPQVKAPARKKVSEEVAL, encoded by the coding sequence ATGATCGGTTTAAAACTTGGCCATGGGCCGCGTTGTTTGTTAGCTATTCGAGCCGGATTGTTGGCCGCTGTATTTATGCTTGCGGCGCCATCGCTGTATGCGGCGAGCGCGGACATAGAGCAGGTGCTGTTAAAGCGTATTACCGAGGCGCAAAAAAATCTAACGGCAACCGAACGCCGCGTTACCCAAGAGCGCGAGCAGTTGGCCAAGCAATTATTTCTGCTCGAGCGCGAGGTTCTGGCGCTGCGCGAAAAAACCGCAGTTGCCCGTCGCCTCGCCGATGAAAAAACCTTAAGTATTGGCCAGCTGCAACAGCGCTTAGACAGTTGGCAACAGCAGCGCAATTATCAACAAAGTTTGCTGCGCCGATTTTTGCAAAATCACGGCGACGCCTCGGCCAACAAAATCAATGCCGATATAGCCGATCAAATTGCCGCCGTGGTGGCGAGCAGTCAACACCTAGGGCAGCGCTTTTCCCCAGCTTGGGCTAGCGCACAGCTGGTGCTGGGCGACGGAAAAATAGTGACTAAATCCAGCTTGGCGGTGGGGCCAATCACCTGGTATTGGGACGAGTCTGTACAGCGCATTGGCTTGGCCAGCAAGGCGCAGGGCGCGAGCGGGAAATTGCAAAGCGATATGTTGCTGGCGTCTGCCGATAGCGAGCGCATGGCAAGTCTGCGCAGTGCGGCGAGCGGTGATTTGGTGTTTGACCCAACGCTCAATCGCGCGCTGGTGCGACAGCAGCAATCGGAAAGTGTGTGGCAACACATTGGCAAGGGCGGATTGTGGGCGGCGCCGATTTTGTTGTTTGGCTTGCTGGCACTGTCGATCGCCTTGATTAAAGTGTTGCAGTTGTGGCGCTTGTCGCCGGTGTTGCGTTTTACCCCTGGCGCTTTAGCGGGGCTGTTAGCCGGCGTGGTGTCCGAGCGCAGCGCAACAGTGGCGGGCATGCAAAAAACGCTACTAGCTATTGCTCAGCAATCGACCTCGCCACGCCAGCGCGACGACGAATTGTTCATGCAATTGCAAGATGATAAACACGCGCTCGAGCGTTGGATTGGCGCCATTGCCGTCACCGCTGCCGTGTCGCCGCTGCTGGGTCTATTGGGCACTGTCAGCGGCATGATTGAAACCTTTAAAATGATGACCCTGTTTGGCTCCGGTGATCCGGAGGTGGTGTCTGGTGGTATCGCGCAGGCGCTAATCACCACCGAGCTGGGTTTGATTGTTGCCATTCCGGCGCTGGTGTTGCACGCGCTGCTATCCCGCCGCGCCAAGGCTTACTACAACGAGCTTGAAAGTTTTGCCATTTTATTGAGCAAGAGCGACGAGCCCTATGTGGAAATGATTGCGAGCGAGCCGTCGCCGCAGGTCAAGGCCCCTGCGCGTAAAAAAGTTTCAGAAGAGGTGGCGTTATGA
- a CDS encoding ExbD/TolR family protein, whose amino-acid sequence MPSRLQRRLEHQQTQGIDMSPLLDVVFILLIFFIVTTVFVKETGVEVDKPQAISAQQLDQTVILLAITDAGEVFYDGSQIGVAGVRGTIEQLQRRRPSPVVIQADKTVPTQLLLEVIDEAKLAGAKTVNLAARVQ is encoded by the coding sequence TTGCCTAGTCGATTACAGCGCCGGCTCGAACATCAGCAGACCCAAGGCATTGATATGTCGCCGCTGTTGGATGTGGTGTTTATTCTCCTGATCTTTTTTATCGTCACCACGGTGTTTGTAAAAGAGACAGGTGTGGAAGTGGATAAACCGCAAGCGATTTCTGCTCAGCAACTGGACCAAACCGTTATCTTGTTGGCGATCACTGATGCCGGCGAGGTTTTTTACGACGGTAGTCAAATTGGCGTTGCCGGCGTGCGCGGCACTATCGAACAGTTGCAGCGTCGAAGGCCAAGCCCGGTGGTCATTCAGGCAGACAAAACCGTTCCCACGCAATTATTACTCGAGGTTATCGACGAAGCTAAACTCGCCGGTGCCAAGACCGTTAACTTGGCGGCGCGAGTGCAATGA
- a CDS encoding energy transducer TonB has protein sequence MINSAAVTNASRHFTKWARPSAQQCQAMLLSLALLAMGLLTLWLGQWASVSQPEQLSVREIALISPPPPPPPPPPPPSVVQPVQQASVSVQVPGAGPSLTMIEIKPRLDFAKPAEPVIESQPSQWQSLDIDWDAFALNDLDSFPSLLTPLRVNFPKSLSRRGVRQVLIKLDVMIDEAGQVTLIDVVENAYPELASEIQRLVRQTRFSAPQKDGQPVRARFVWPLEITP, from the coding sequence ATGATCAATAGCGCTGCAGTCACAAACGCGAGTCGCCATTTTACCAAATGGGCGCGGCCGTCGGCGCAGCAGTGTCAGGCCATGCTGTTGAGTCTCGCATTATTAGCCATGGGGTTGTTGACGCTTTGGCTGGGCCAGTGGGCGTCGGTTTCGCAACCTGAACAACTTAGCGTGCGCGAGATTGCGTTGATCTCGCCTCCGCCACCACCGCCACCACCGCCGCCACCGCCCTCGGTGGTTCAGCCGGTGCAGCAAGCCAGTGTGTCGGTGCAAGTGCCGGGCGCCGGGCCCAGCCTAACGATGATTGAAATTAAACCGCGTCTCGATTTTGCCAAGCCCGCTGAGCCGGTGATTGAATCTCAACCGAGCCAATGGCAGTCCCTAGACATCGATTGGGATGCCTTTGCGTTAAATGACTTGGATAGTTTTCCATCGCTGCTAACGCCCTTGCGGGTTAATTTTCCGAAGAGCTTAAGCCGGCGCGGTGTTAGACAAGTATTGATCAAATTGGATGTGATGATTGATGAGGCCGGGCAGGTAACACTCATTGATGTGGTCGAAAATGCCTACCCAGAACTGGCCAGTGAAATTCAACGCCTAGTGCGCCAGACGCGATTCAGCGCACCGCAAAAAGACGGTCAACCGGTGCGTGCACGCTTCGTTTGGCCGCTGGAAATTACGCCCTAA
- a CDS encoding efflux RND transporter periplasmic adaptor subunit encodes MNKIKALLSAKRVIGLSLGLLALTISLMAYWLTSSAESTTLLVEKVTRGDIENYIGATGALEPKQYVEVGAQVSGQIKKIYIEEGDLVQAGQLLAEIDATVFETQVQNAEASLEGNRAQLQQLQAELELAELRAKRNKSLHEKRAVSEDTLFESQANEKILRAKIRAMEAQIKADTASLAGDRATLGYAKIFAPIAGTVVTISVREGQTLNANQNAPLLLKIADLSVLTLRADISEADVTRLEKTMPVYFKTFGGGERRWYSTVRQILPTPSIINDVVLYQALIDIDNTDGLLMDAMTTQVFFVLESAKDALLVPLGAVRGRGARGEVSVKKGAQITPVKVAVGVRNRTHAEIISGLDEGVDIVVGDRNSSARDKSSSMLGGGSRRP; translated from the coding sequence GTGAATAAGATTAAGGCGTTGCTGAGCGCAAAGCGCGTTATAGGTTTGAGCTTAGGCTTGCTAGCCCTAACCATCAGCTTAATGGCCTATTGGCTAACCAGTAGCGCCGAAAGCACGACGCTACTGGTTGAAAAAGTGACGCGCGGCGATATCGAAAACTACATAGGTGCAACTGGTGCTCTGGAACCCAAGCAGTATGTGGAAGTGGGCGCTCAGGTGTCGGGGCAAATCAAAAAAATCTATATCGAAGAAGGTGATCTGGTGCAGGCCGGTCAGCTCCTAGCCGAAATAGATGCCACGGTATTTGAAACGCAGGTGCAGAATGCCGAGGCAAGTTTGGAGGGCAACCGCGCTCAATTGCAGCAGCTACAGGCGGAACTTGAATTGGCGGAGTTGCGCGCGAAACGCAATAAAAGCCTGCATGAAAAAAGGGCAGTGAGCGAAGATACGTTGTTCGAAAGTCAGGCCAATGAAAAAATACTGAGAGCTAAAATTCGCGCCATGGAAGCGCAGATTAAGGCCGACACAGCCTCTTTGGCGGGCGATCGCGCCACCCTAGGTTACGCAAAAATATTCGCCCCCATCGCCGGCACCGTTGTGACGATTTCCGTGCGCGAAGGGCAAACCTTAAACGCCAATCAAAACGCCCCGCTTTTGCTAAAAATTGCTGATTTGAGTGTGCTCACTCTGCGCGCAGACATCTCCGAGGCCGATGTTACCCGGTTGGAAAAAACTATGCCGGTGTATTTCAAAACCTTTGGGGGTGGCGAGCGGCGCTGGTACTCGACGGTTCGACAAATTTTGCCAACGCCCTCGATCATCAACGATGTGGTGCTCTACCAGGCCTTGATAGATATCGACAACACTGACGGCTTGCTGATGGACGCCATGACTACGCAGGTATTCTTCGTACTGGAAAGTGCCAAAGACGCATTGCTTGTACCGCTAGGTGCCGTGCGTGGCAGGGGTGCACGAGGTGAGGTTTCTGTTAAGAAAGGCGCTCAAATTACCCCGGTTAAGGTGGCCGTTGGGGTTAGGAATCGCACCCACGCCGAAATAATTTCTGGCCTCGACGAGGGCGTCGATATTGTCGTGGGCGATCGAAACAGTTCAGCGCGCGATAAAAGTTCGTCGATGCTCGGCGGTGGTTCGCGCCGGCCTTAA
- a CDS encoding MacB family efflux pump subunit — MNPFSSLEPASAPHSVSGKLLLELNQVCRYFYSGANEVRALHNVSMTIARGEFVAIMGQSGSGKSTLMNILGCLDKPSAGLYRVAGHDVSQLSVDQLSALRLKTFGFVFQRYQLLANQSAHNNVVMPAVYSGMADDERNQKASALLQQLGIEGRAHHKPSELSGGQQQRVSIARALINGAEIILADEPTGALDSASGEQVLSLLKQLHADTGATIILITHDAEVASHAERVIVMKDGELCSDSGARTEPIAAKEIGVTATPLQVFPRIGLLTSARLAFSALRANLFRTLLTLLGIIIGVASVVTMMAIGDGGKQQVLDRIAAMGTNLLQVQTGGRNIRSSGEIATLNMEDAREIALLPGVEAVAPERESRSTFRQGAFDYSGRVRGVTPEYFAVKDWQLSLGVFLDDSDVQTFASVMVLGATVAAELFPDQPNPIGKQVLMKSTPYQVIGVLKAKGASAGGRDMDDEVFVPMSTAQLKFFGSEYLSSITIKVTQTGLLASVESAVTQLLKLRHGREDFGVRNTASLVEAVTETQDTLTWLLGSVAAISLLVGGIGVMNIMLVNVSERRREIGLRIATGAKPSDILRQFNIEALLVCLLGGAIGVALGLSVSLLLQSFNIAVMFSLFPPLLAFSTSLLVGWVFGYAPAHKAASLNPISALAEE, encoded by the coding sequence ATGAATCCATTTAGTTCCCTTGAACCAGCCTCTGCCCCGCACTCAGTGTCGGGTAAGCTACTGCTGGAACTCAATCAGGTGTGCCGATATTTTTACAGTGGCGCCAATGAAGTGCGTGCCTTGCATAATGTTTCCATGACTATTGCACGGGGCGAATTCGTTGCCATTATGGGGCAGTCTGGTTCGGGCAAATCTACTCTGATGAATATTTTGGGTTGCCTCGATAAGCCCAGTGCGGGTTTGTATCGTGTTGCCGGGCACGATGTGAGCCAGCTCAGTGTCGATCAACTTTCGGCCCTGCGCTTGAAAACTTTTGGCTTTGTGTTTCAACGCTATCAATTACTCGCTAATCAATCGGCGCACAACAATGTTGTTATGCCGGCAGTTTATAGCGGTATGGCCGACGATGAACGCAACCAGAAAGCCAGCGCCTTGTTGCAACAGTTAGGTATTGAGGGTAGAGCCCATCATAAGCCGTCGGAATTGTCTGGCGGTCAGCAACAGCGAGTTTCCATTGCGCGCGCGTTAATTAATGGTGCCGAAATTATTTTGGCCGACGAACCCACCGGCGCCTTGGATTCCGCCAGTGGTGAGCAGGTGTTGAGTTTGCTTAAGCAGTTACATGCCGACACGGGTGCAACCATTATTCTCATTACCCATGACGCTGAGGTTGCCAGTCACGCCGAGCGCGTTATCGTGATGAAAGATGGCGAACTGTGCTCCGATTCGGGCGCCCGTACAGAGCCTATCGCAGCAAAAGAGATAGGTGTTACTGCGACGCCCCTACAGGTTTTTCCGCGTATTGGATTGCTCACCTCGGCGCGCTTGGCGTTTAGCGCTTTGCGGGCAAATTTATTCCGCACCTTGCTTACCCTGTTGGGCATCATCATTGGCGTGGCTTCCGTGGTGACCATGATGGCCATCGGCGATGGCGGCAAGCAACAGGTGCTCGATCGCATTGCAGCCATGGGCACCAATTTATTACAGGTGCAAACGGGCGGTAGAAATATTCGCTCCAGTGGCGAGATAGCTACCTTAAATATGGAAGATGCGCGCGAAATTGCCCTGCTGCCTGGCGTCGAAGCCGTGGCGCCAGAGCGCGAGTCGCGCTCGACTTTTCGACAGGGCGCCTTCGATTACAGCGGCCGAGTGCGCGGCGTAACACCGGAATATTTTGCCGTTAAAGACTGGCAGCTTTCCCTTGGGGTTTTTCTCGATGACAGCGATGTGCAAACCTTTGCCTCGGTGATGGTGCTGGGTGCGACTGTAGCGGCGGAACTGTTTCCCGACCAACCGAATCCTATTGGCAAACAAGTGTTAATGAAAAGTACGCCCTACCAAGTGATCGGCGTGCTTAAGGCCAAGGGCGCTAGTGCCGGTGGTCGCGATATGGACGATGAGGTATTTGTGCCCATGAGCACGGCGCAGCTGAAGTTTTTTGGTAGCGAATACTTGTCCAGTATCACCATAAAAGTAACGCAAACGGGTTTGCTTGCGAGTGTGGAGTCAGCGGTAACCCAGTTATTAAAGTTGCGCCATGGACGAGAGGATTTTGGTGTGCGCAATACCGCCTCATTGGTCGAGGCCGTGACCGAAACGCAGGATACTCTCACTTGGTTGCTTGGTTCTGTGGCGGCCATTTCCCTGCTGGTGGGTGGTATAGGGGTGATGAATATTATGTTGGTGAATGTGTCCGAACGCCGGCGCGAAATTGGTTTGCGCATCGCCACGGGCGCAAAGCCGAGCGATATTTTGCGTCAATTCAATATTGAAGCCCTGCTGGTGTGTTTGTTGGGTGGCGCCATCGGTGTTGCCTTAGGTTTATCTGTTTCTCTGTTGTTGCAGTCCTTTAATATCGCCGTGATGTTTTCGCTGTTTCCGCCACTGCTGGCTTTTTCTACCTCACTGTTGGTGGGTTGGGTGTTTGGCTACGCGCCGGCACACAAAGCGGCCTCATTGAATCCGATTAGCGCCCTGGCGGAGGAGTAA
- a CDS encoding tetratricopeptide repeat protein: MMDVNFVKRLSAGCVALSFCLLALHSHGAVGASELTASDNDNFNFASIVVKLKEPRWAFLLANEPVAPTEAQLAASESRFARDLQPLLAAQKYAEIAQAFKARPIANDSAALRQLRGQVLLSMGRYKDAEAALDAALALMPNLALAHRSLSMVHLLQKQLPQAQKHLQRSIALGVADAQVYGQLAFVNLRLGNAASAVAGYQQALYMEADNEQWQQGLLYALIQSHGFDQAQALLEQMLEKNPSHAELWLQRGQLALKQARPQQALSSMEMALQLGDASIDNICTTAQLHIQAGSPRRAAQLLADNITAIAKQGEVKLAVVEQVSAWLAYRQAWGALAPLLRAVEKNRQKLPRYYQSQFAVYGAQWALHNGEQRHAGKQLQQAIAANPSNGEALLALATLMRSEKREERAVLYYARAEALTAYQERARLGRAQLEIDRQNYAEALRLLRQVAQVNPSRGDVMSNIQSLEHLLRNKG, translated from the coding sequence ATGATGGATGTTAATTTTGTAAAACGATTGTCTGCAGGCTGTGTTGCGCTGAGCTTTTGTCTGCTTGCGCTGCACAGTCACGGCGCTGTGGGCGCTAGTGAATTAACCGCTAGCGATAATGATAACTTTAATTTCGCCTCAATCGTGGTGAAGTTAAAGGAACCTAGATGGGCGTTTCTGCTTGCCAATGAACCCGTCGCGCCCACTGAGGCGCAACTAGCGGCCAGCGAAAGCCGTTTTGCGCGCGATTTGCAGCCACTGTTGGCAGCACAAAAATATGCCGAGATTGCACAAGCCTTCAAGGCCAGGCCTATCGCCAATGACAGCGCCGCTCTGCGGCAACTGCGCGGGCAAGTGTTGTTGAGCATGGGGCGCTATAAAGATGCCGAGGCGGCACTGGATGCAGCATTGGCTTTGATGCCCAACTTGGCACTGGCACACCGCTCCTTGAGCATGGTGCACTTGCTGCAAAAACAATTGCCGCAAGCGCAAAAACATCTGCAGCGCAGTATTGCGCTGGGCGTGGCGGATGCCCAAGTTTACGGTCAGCTTGCCTTCGTGAATTTACGGCTAGGCAACGCCGCCAGCGCCGTTGCCGGTTACCAGCAAGCGCTCTACATGGAGGCCGACAACGAGCAGTGGCAACAGGGTTTGCTCTACGCGCTGATTCAATCGCACGGCTTCGATCAAGCGCAGGCGCTACTCGAGCAGATGCTGGAAAAAAATCCAAGCCATGCGGAGTTGTGGCTGCAGCGCGGTCAGTTGGCGCTTAAGCAGGCGCGGCCTCAGCAAGCACTCAGCAGTATGGAGATGGCGCTGCAGTTGGGCGATGCCAGCATTGACAATATTTGCACCACGGCGCAGTTGCATATTCAAGCGGGTAGCCCGCGCCGCGCCGCGCAATTATTAGCCGATAACATCACCGCCATTGCAAAACAGGGCGAGGTAAAGCTCGCTGTGGTGGAGCAGGTGAGTGCATGGTTAGCCTATCGGCAGGCTTGGGGGGCGCTGGCACCGCTGTTGCGAGCGGTGGAAAAAAACCGTCAAAAGTTGCCGCGTTACTACCAATCCCAGTTCGCGGTTTATGGCGCGCAATGGGCCTTACATAATGGCGAGCAGCGCCATGCTGGCAAGCAGCTACAACAGGCGATTGCAGCAAATCCGAGCAATGGCGAGGCGCTTCTGGCGCTGGCGACGTTAATGCGCAGCGAGAAACGCGAGGAGCGCGCAGTACTGTACTACGCGCGCGCCGAGGCGTTAACGGCCTACCAAGAAAGAGCGCGGCTAGGGCGTGCGCAACTAGAAATTGACCGACAAAATTATGCCGAAGCGCTGCGTTTGCTGCGTCAAGTGGCACAGGTAAATCCCAGCCGTGGCGATGTGATGAGCAATATCCAATCGCTGGAGCATTTGCTGCGCAATAAGGGCTAA
- a CDS encoding efflux transporter outer membrane subunit, whose product MFVAWKNWRCLALAFGLAACAYQPATTLPELTLPDVAALAGTTVASTQSRPQTQWWQTYGSAELAQLFRELELNSLDLAVGRERLDQAKALRKQQTADNWPSLNVQASQRTAQQLGADERETSSGLNFTAAYEIDLWGSRSAANYGARISELAQQQEYQSLQLQLQANLAKSYFELIALQDRYTIALQNQQASKELLDLIQLRFEAGSASGIELSQQRNTWLATSATVLGLQRAVQKAEGIIAVLVGRESLQLPASSMRLAAVALPDIRSVQSAALLEYRPDIKLAESQLRLTESLLYQEQQKRWPSLQLSAGLGLDELFNSGGEWTASLIGSAAAPIFNAGKIREQINAATSDVTIAQLNYRAVVLQAMQDAVETLSELAYQKALYQVRAQELENNRQLYDLARLRYDSGDTDFINLLTAQRSWFSARDSLLQAKNQQLAASVNLFAALGVAPELAPEITK is encoded by the coding sequence ATGTTTGTCGCCTGGAAAAATTGGCGCTGCTTGGCTTTGGCTTTTGGCCTTGCGGCTTGCGCCTACCAACCCGCAACAACCTTGCCGGAGCTGACTTTACCGGATGTGGCAGCACTTGCGGGTACGACCGTTGCTTCTACTCAGTCGCGGCCACAAACGCAGTGGTGGCAAACCTATGGTTCAGCTGAGTTGGCGCAATTGTTTCGAGAGCTTGAACTCAACAGTTTAGATTTGGCCGTCGGTCGCGAGCGGTTAGACCAAGCCAAGGCGCTGCGTAAGCAACAAACTGCCGACAATTGGCCGAGCCTAAATGTTCAGGCTAGTCAGCGCACGGCGCAGCAGTTGGGCGCCGATGAGCGCGAAACCAGTAGTGGCCTAAATTTTACTGCGGCTTACGAGATCGATCTTTGGGGCAGCCGCAGCGCGGCAAATTACGGTGCCCGAATAAGTGAATTAGCCCAACAGCAGGAATACCAAAGTTTACAGCTGCAGCTTCAGGCTAATCTGGCAAAAAGTTATTTTGAACTTATTGCCTTGCAGGATCGCTACACCATTGCCTTACAAAATCAGCAGGCGAGTAAAGAGCTGCTGGATTTAATTCAGCTGCGCTTTGAGGCTGGCAGCGCGTCGGGCATCGAGCTTAGCCAGCAACGCAATACTTGGTTGGCAACCAGTGCCACGGTATTGGGCTTGCAGCGAGCCGTGCAAAAGGCTGAAGGCATAATAGCCGTGTTGGTGGGGCGAGAAAGTTTGCAGCTGCCGGCCTCAAGTATGAGGTTAGCGGCCGTTGCGCTGCCGGACATACGCAGTGTGCAATCGGCGGCACTGTTGGAGTATCGGCCCGATATAAAATTAGCGGAATCGCAGCTGCGGCTAACGGAGTCGCTACTTTATCAAGAACAGCAAAAGCGCTGGCCGAGCTTGCAACTGAGTGCAGGTTTGGGTTTGGATGAATTGTTTAATAGTGGCGGTGAATGGACGGCGTCACTCATTGGTTCAGCGGCGGCGCCTATCTTTAATGCCGGCAAAATTCGCGAACAAATAAACGCCGCCACCAGCGATGTGACTATCGCACAACTCAATTACCGCGCCGTGGTGTTGCAGGCCATGCAGGATGCGGTGGAAACCCTGAGCGAGCTGGCTTACCAAAAAGCCTTGTATCAAGTTCGAGCACAAGAACTAGAAAACAATCGGCAATTGTATGACTTGGCAAGGTTGCGCTACGACTCGGGCGATACGGATTTTATCAACCTGCTTACGGCGCAGCGCAGTTGGTTTAGTGCTAGAGACAGTTTGTTGCAGGCGAAAAATCAACAGCTGGCCGCCAGTGTGAATTTGTTTGCCGCCCTCGGTGTGGCGCCGGAATTGGCGCCCGAAATAACCAAGTGA
- a CDS encoding PepSY-associated TM helix domain-containing protein, whose product MKSFLITLHRWLGLPLGLLFVVTFGTGFITAIDELVKRQTQAQFDRAYNYRATSIQEDAAALEALAQAHQGISRMQLPTPEAPYYQAASRGETWTYPIGNLTQPVHDTREENVFFATVLQLHRNFLLGREGLWGIEGKYLAAWVGLIALALSLLGLWIWWPLRKSFALKDVVPRGLKRKHFYFSHMTSGVIVLLAIVIFSLTGAAITYRSIAQSLFSVEQDANQGNFAVKSVGKSWPAWLLAAYAEMPEGARLTEVRYPRQPKPRAAGERSSPERHTGAKRQQDSAPESKVLLFRFSTADDWFNLARSEVSIDPLSATMVGARQFADFPLREKLYLLLMPLHTGKGLPMSYLVLQLFFSLCGTLMVASGVLSFIAKQRRKAKPRQIKDALIAARA is encoded by the coding sequence GTGAAGTCATTTTTAATAACGCTGCACCGCTGGCTCGGCTTGCCGCTGGGTCTATTGTTTGTTGTCACCTTTGGCACGGGGTTTATCACGGCCATAGATGAGCTTGTTAAGCGTCAAACTCAGGCGCAATTCGATCGAGCTTATAATTATCGAGCGACATCCATACAGGAAGATGCCGCCGCGCTCGAAGCCCTAGCGCAGGCCCATCAAGGTATTAGCCGCATGCAATTGCCCACACCCGAGGCGCCTTATTATCAGGCCGCATCGCGCGGTGAAACTTGGACTTACCCCATCGGCAACCTCACCCAGCCGGTTCATGACACGCGCGAAGAAAATGTTTTTTTTGCCACTGTGTTACAGCTGCACCGAAATTTCCTGTTGGGTCGAGAGGGGCTGTGGGGCATAGAGGGTAAGTACCTAGCGGCATGGGTTGGCCTCATTGCCCTGGCGTTGAGTTTGTTGGGGCTGTGGATTTGGTGGCCGCTGCGAAAATCATTCGCGCTAAAAGACGTGGTGCCGCGCGGACTTAAGCGCAAGCACTTCTATTTCAGCCACATGACCAGCGGGGTGATTGTGTTGCTTGCCATCGTAATTTTTTCGCTCACCGGTGCCGCGATAACTTACCGCAGCATCGCCCAGTCGCTATTTTCTGTAGAGCAGGATGCAAACCAAGGAAATTTTGCCGTTAAAAGCGTGGGTAAGAGTTGGCCGGCTTGGTTGCTTGCCGCCTATGCGGAAATGCCCGAGGGCGCCCGCCTGACCGAGGTACGCTACCCGAGACAGCCCAAGCCGCGCGCCGCAGGCGAGCGGTCCTCGCCGGAGCGACATACCGGTGCGAAAAGGCAGCAAGATTCGGCGCCGGAAAGTAAAGTTTTGCTATTTCGGTTTTCCACCGCGGACGATTGGTTTAACTTAGCTCGCAGCGAGGTAAGCATCGATCCGCTGAGCGCGACCATGGTAGGCGCGAGGCAATTTGCAGATTTTCCGCTTAGGGAAAAGTTGTATTTACTGTTGATGCCATTGCACACGGGTAAGGGCTTGCCAATGTCGTATCTAGTGTTACAACTTTTCTTCAGTTTGTGTGGCACGCTGATGGTGGCCTCTGGGGTGCTGAGCTTTATTGCGAAGCAGCGCCGGAAAGCCAAACCTAGGCAGATTAAAGACGCGCTAATCGCTGCGCGAGCCTGA